Proteins co-encoded in one Papilio machaon chromosome 24, ilPapMach1.1, whole genome shotgun sequence genomic window:
- the LOC106708361 gene encoding uncharacterized protein LOC106708361 isoform X1: MKSAYLLSILLIGFVRSSEVDNELRSEESVQRSLNNKCVAREISSCLAAELVGYADKILKTASIQLTDDMMIVDESNGAAAKMPIKSESLARAGKSVEDKAQEIIINKLWNFATTRSLRYRLLDNADVVISGKQEKDGSFGVGVSMKAPKAIETGRARNKNMGPLLAAAAMKFGLLGALTFKGLYLMVGKALLVSKIALLLATIIGLKRLFSPQTGVAVTGTTIENH, translated from the exons atgaaGAGCGCgtatttattatcaattttacttaTCGGATTCGTGAGGTCGAGTGAGGTCGACAATGAG TTAAGATCAGAAGAATCAGTGCAACGTAGTTTGAACAACAAATGCGTCGCTCGGGAAATTTCGTCCTGTCTCGCCGCAGAGCTTGTCGGGTACGCGGATAAAATACTGAAGACTGCCTCAATCCAGCTGACGGACGATATGATGATCGTTGACGAaag CAACGGTGCGGCAGCTAAAATGCCAATAAAATCTGAATCCTTGGCGCGAGCTGGTAAATCTGTAGAAGATAAAGCACAAGAGATcatcattaataaattgtgGAACTTCGCAACCACGCGGTCTTTGAGATATAGACTGTTGGATAACGCTGATGTTGTTATTTCTGGTAAACAAGAGAAAGATGGAAGCTTTGGAGTTG GTGTTTCAATGAAAGCACCAAAAGCAATTGAAACAGGAAGAGCCAGAAACAAGAACATGGGTCCGTTATTGGCTGCAGCAGCTATGAAGTTTGGTCTACTCGGGGCCCTCACATTTAAAGGCCTGTACTTAATGGTCGGGAAGGCCCTCCTAGTCTCCAAAATAGCTTTGCTGTTGGCTACAATCATTGGACTCAAAAGATTATTCTCTCCTCAG ACTGGCGTAGCTGTGACTGGGACAACTATTGAAAACCACTAG
- the LOC106708444 gene encoding uncharacterized protein LOC106708444 gives MMTSTLSRYRKPMIKYPKDTLFWVTDFLVKGCRNFLDDCPIHFRYQHICAISYNGEYKDFSDFCTMHYENCNTWRNWRVFKRERC, from the exons ATGATGACTTCAACATTATCAAGATATCGCAAGCCTATGATCAAATATCCAAAAGATACATTATTCTGGGTAACGGACTTCTTGGTTAAAGGATGCAGGAACTTTCTTGATGATTGTCCTATACATTTTAG atatCAACACATCTGTGCTATAAGTTACAACGGTGAATACAAAGATTTTAGTGATTTCTGTACCATGCACTATGAAAATTGTAACACGTGGCGCA attgGAGAGTTTTTAAACGGGAAAgatgttaa
- the LOC106708397 gene encoding uncharacterized protein LOC106708397, with protein MDYTKIFMLKITVLILILKEAKTIEDGYLGHVKDACYIKGEALSCIKYKALKIATNTFFGDLYSNETIRASKMISFVPLDEETIKEVIKNEEEEALMEPRSLMSEWSEFTKYLMKLVKEFFKTKGLKVNLPEGARTIEETDDDARGKKKKLAVMIPLLNLLATLKTKLLLIPILLAVLLIKKLLLVAALLVPSLLSTLKSCKHHHPTTHYSSYFDGGSSDFNSDYGNSYAYSSGGGYGKDFASNRAYLIPKHRPTLAPMYITAPGTTA; from the exons ATGgattatactaaaatatttatgttaaaaattactgtcttgatactaatattaaaagaagcaAAGACTATAGAAGATGGATATTTAGGGCATGTAAAAGATGCTTGTTATATCAAAGGAGAGGCACTTTCTTGTATAAAGtataaagctttaaaaatagCGACCAACACATTCTTTGGGGATCTATATTCAAATGAAACAATCAGAGCAAGTAAAATGATCAGTTTTGTACCTCTAGATGAAGAAACTATAAAAGAAGTAATAAAGAacgaagaagaagaagcaTTGATGGAACCTAGAAGTTTAATGTCGGAATGGTCGGAATTTACTAAatacttgatgaaattagtgAAGGAGTTCTTTAAAACTAAAGGATTGAAAGTTAATCTTCCAGAAGGTGCTAGAACCATTGAAGAAACGGATGATGATG ctcgaggtaaaaagaaaaagctgGCAGTGATGATACCACTTCTCAATCTCCTAGCGACGCTGAAGACAAAGTTACTTCTCATACCAATCCTATTAGCAGTACTTTTGATAAAGAAACTACTTTTAGTTGCAGCTTTGTTAGTTCCGAGTCTCCTTAGTACACTAAAGTCGTGCAAG CATCATCACCCAACGACCCATTACTCGTCTTACTTCGATGGTGGTTCTTCGGATTTCAATTCAGACTACGGCAATAGCTACGCGTACTCATCGGGTGGTGGTTACGGCAAAGATTTTGCATCTAACAGAGCGTATTTAATACCTAAACATAGGCCTACGCTCGCTCCTATGTATATCACTGCACCTGGAACTACCGCCTAA
- the LOC106708361 gene encoding uncharacterized protein LOC106708361 isoform X2 has translation MKSAYLLSILLIGFVRSSEVDNELRSEESVQRSLNNKCVAREISSCLAAELVGYADKILKTASIQLTDDMMIVDESNGAAAKMPIKSESLARAGKSVEDKAQEIIINKLWNFATTRSLRYRLLDNADVVISGKQEKDGSFGVGVSMKAPKAIETGRARNKNMGPLLAAAAMKFGLLGALTFKGLYLMVGKALLVSKIALLLATIIGLKRLFSPQAINKKD, from the exons atgaaGAGCGCgtatttattatcaattttacttaTCGGATTCGTGAGGTCGAGTGAGGTCGACAATGAG TTAAGATCAGAAGAATCAGTGCAACGTAGTTTGAACAACAAATGCGTCGCTCGGGAAATTTCGTCCTGTCTCGCCGCAGAGCTTGTCGGGTACGCGGATAAAATACTGAAGACTGCCTCAATCCAGCTGACGGACGATATGATGATCGTTGACGAaag CAACGGTGCGGCAGCTAAAATGCCAATAAAATCTGAATCCTTGGCGCGAGCTGGTAAATCTGTAGAAGATAAAGCACAAGAGATcatcattaataaattgtgGAACTTCGCAACCACGCGGTCTTTGAGATATAGACTGTTGGATAACGCTGATGTTGTTATTTCTGGTAAACAAGAGAAAGATGGAAGCTTTGGAGTTG GTGTTTCAATGAAAGCACCAAAAGCAATTGAAACAGGAAGAGCCAGAAACAAGAACATGGGTCCGTTATTGGCTGCAGCAGCTATGAAGTTTGGTCTACTCGGGGCCCTCACATTTAAAGGCCTGTACTTAATGGTCGGGAAGGCCCTCCTAGTCTCCAAAATAGCTTTGCTGTTGGCTACAATCATTGGACTCAAAAGATTATTCTCTCCTCAG GCTATCAACAAAAAGGACTAA